The genomic segment CAGCAGAAGAGCAACCTGGAAAGGAGAATCATATCCATCACGCCTTGATGCAGGGAACATCTGGATTTGGCCTttctggattctgtctctacTTGTCTGGCTATGCCCTCTCAGACTCCTGTGCCGTGGAAGGTGTTCTGCCTCCTCTACCTGCCCCATAAGGGTGAAAGTCCCCAGAATTCAGTGTGGGAGCTCACTCCCTAAAAACTGTTTCTGGGTAGGCTGATTAGCCACTAGTTTTCCTAACCTCTATTTCCAGCCCCAACCAGAAGTCCAGATCCCTGTGTCCACCAGCCTTGTGCAACCTCTCCCTGAACATCCTACAGGAGGTGGGCCAAGGGTTGGCTACACACCTGGAGATGGAGTTCTCTGATGCGATGTCCTTTGGGGTCCGGACTGTCGTGAAAGTGCGTTTGGGCTGTGTCACTGAAGGAGAGGGCAAGGTCTCAGGTGACAGGATGACAGACCCTCAATACCCAACCAGACTCCTTGTCATTAATACTTGTCCATGTCCCCAGTACCCACCTCGACTCCACATTCCAATACCCATCTGGACCTCTCATCAATAATATTCTGTGTCCCTCAATACCTACTCATGTCCCCAGTGCCTGCCCAGAGCCTTGTTGTTAACATCCCCATACCCCATAGCATCTATCCTCTTCAGGATCCTGTCTCATCATTTTCCTGGACCCCATGTCCCCTGTGAAATACTGGAGATTTTGCCACCAGCATATACCTGAAAACCCATGACCCTCCTATCCCCAAACCTTCACTCCTCCTCTACCTCTTACACTCCAGCCCCAACTCACTTGTCACTTGATGCACTTTTTTGGCTCCCACATTGTCCCCAGGGGGGTCAGTGGATCCACCAATCCTGGGGAGACATAAGAAGAGTAGGAGAAGTCAGAGTCACAAGAGGAGCTGAACCCATGGGGCCTATGCAGAAAGAGCTACGGTGTGGAGGTGGGTATCCACACTGTCCTGCTGGTACAAGAGGAAGAGACATCTAACAGGGGAATCAGGGTTCTGGGAAGTGCCCTGGGTTTGGGTTAGAGTTTGGGCTCACCTCTGAATTCGGGATGCTGGTGCAAAGACTCCATGCCGCGGGGGACAGGTAAAGTACCGGACACCGAAGACAGAGCCATCATGCTTTCCAGTGGGCTGGTCTAGCTCAATGCCATACCAGTAACCTGCAGCAGTAAGGTGTCAGGATGCCTCaaggccctgcctgcctgcccccaccctaccccccagaTCACTGTCCTCACCTGGGGCAAAGTCTGTCTTCCCATAGAAGCGCACAATCCCTTGCTTCTGGCCAGCAACAAGGACTTGGTCTCCAACCTCAGCCTTGGCTCCCTCTCGCTGCTGCAGGCTCCCCAGAGATGGGGATGACGGGGGCTTCTTCTTGCCTGGGGTAAAGGGTACATGGGGAGGGAGTGGGGCCCCCAGATGCCAGCCCTGGGGACCCCATGCCACCCAAAAAGACCCAAGGTAGAAACTCTGTCCTGGCTCCTGTCAGGAACTCTAGAGCCTTCCCAAGAACTGGGGGGCTTTAGGCTTGAAAGGAAACAATCTCAACTGTAAGAAAACTGGGGTTGGGGGTTAGGCATGAGGGTCAAGAACCTGGAGAACCCCCAAATCCTTTCTCAAAGCTGAAGTTATTTGGgtcaaaagaaaaactgagtcACAAAAGTAAGGAGCCCAGAAATTATCCTTTTAAGGTGAAGGAagtaggggcaccttggtggttcagtcggttaagcgtctgactcttgattttggctcaggtcgtgatcacagggtcatgagatcaagctctgcatcgggctcttcatggagcctgcttaggactctttctccccccttctctctgcccctcacctgcatgTACATgtgcacggtctctctctctctctctctctctctcaaaataaacatttaaaaataaataaataaaatgaaggaaagggtTGGGTGTGAAGATAAATCAAGTCACTAAATCCAGGAACCCCACAGATTCTTCCCTAAAACTGGGGAAAAACCCCTGGGCCTGAGGGGAAACTAAGTCATAGAAAGCAGAGAACCCCCAGATCTTTTCAGGaactgggggtgggtgggcagtgcCAAGTCAAAGGAGAAACAGAGTCATAGAAGTGAAGAACTCAAGAGATTTTCTTCTAAAACAGGAGTTTGGGCCTGAGGATAAACTGAGTCACTGAAGCTGGGCTACCCACAGAATATCCTCACATTGGCTCTCCTCCTACCCAGAAGGCTCCCCTCTGACCTTTATGTTCCCTGCGGCCTTTCCCAGTGACACGGGAAAAGTCCATCCGAGGAGTCCGAGGTGTGGAGGTGACTGATGAGGGGGGTGCATCCACTACTTTGGAGATCTTGGACACAGAGGCAAAGAGACCTGCGGGGACAGAACGTGGGCTGGGAGCTGTCCaagcctctgccctctgcccagtCATCCTCTCCCTACCCCCATTACCCAGTCAGCAGCATCAGAACTACCGAGTggaccccaccaccaccccatttGAGCCCCAGGTGGGACTGACCCTGCTTGGGAGGGCAGATGAAGTACCGGACACCCCCAACACTGCCATCATTCTTGCCCTCGGGTTCATCCAGCTCCACGCCCACCCACTGGCCACTGGCGAACTCCGTGGTCCCGCAGAACCGAAGTGTGCCCGTCTGAGGAAACAAGGGAGGATATGGTTTGGCGGGGGTGGTCCTTGGGGGGCCATGACAGATCCCTGGCACAGCCCTGGTGAGTGGATGAGGGAGCCCTAAGCTCAAATCTGTTTGGACATTACCATTTATTGGCTATATGACTTAACAtcactgtgcctcagtgtcctcatctaagAAATGGGAACAGAAATCACACCTACCTTATAGAATGGTTATAGAGCTTCCCTGTCCAATGCAATAAACAGACATTAGCCACATACAACAATTTaaattaactgaaattaaaattaaatttagttttcctggttgcactagccacatttcaagggctagtagccacatgtggcttatGGCTACTTTACTAGACAATACAGACacaatatttccatcatcacagaaaggtCTACTGGACAGGGCTGTTATAGGCTCAGAACAGGGCCTGGTGCTGAGTGAGGGATCAGCGAGTGTTGACTATTATTGTCTTGTAACTTTGGTCAAATGACCTCCTAGGCCTTAGTTTCGTCTGCAAAATGGAGAGAATAACGCACCTTAGAGCCTGGCTGTCTGGTTGAAACATCTGTAATGTATGTACATTTGTTTAGTTGTGGTGAGCCCTCGTGGCTATTATCATCGTGTGAGGCTGCTTCACTCTCAAAGTTCTGGttccttgcctataaaatgggTGAATTAATAGTGCCTATTTTGGAGGATTGGTGTGGGGatcagaatagtgcctggcacacagacaGCACTTGGAATGCACCAAGGCTTCTTCTAAGGGCTTTACAGATTTTAATTAGTTTAATCCTCATACAACCCGAGGTGGGTACTGTTACtagctccattttacacatgaagaaactgatacCCAGAGAGGTGGGATCAGTGGCCGCAGGTCCCCCAGCTGGAAAGCAGGAAAGCTGAGGTTTGCCTGAGCTTCTAACCACTGTACTATACTGCTTCTCTCAGAGGCAGATTGTCATTATTGTTCTTATCTTCAAACCAAAggtttcacctctctgagcctcctacAGTCTTCTGGGTTCTATAATGGGAAGAGTCAACCCATTCTGCTTTCAGAATTGTCACATGGATTTGACAAGATCATGCACAGAAAGCTTTACAGGCAGGGCTGATGCATGCAAAACTCTTGATTAGGAAACGCAATGTGACTTTTACAGTTCCTCACTGTGTAAGAAACTAGATTCAAATTCCTTCCGGTGGCCTACATGTCTGGTATGATCCAGCCCCCTACTGACCTCTCCCCTTCATCCTCTGGTTACActaccccttccctcctcttggcCTCTGAACttgctgtctcctctgtctccatATTGTTGTGTGTGAGCTCCCTCCTCTCTCAGCTCAGATATCagctcctcagagaagcctttggAACACCCCAGCAGCTAAAACGGCATTTGCCAGGGGAAATTTACTAAATCCaaacttttttaagttaaaaacaattttttttaagtaatcacagagtccaatgtggcgctcaaactcatgaccccaagatcaagagtcatatgctctactgactgagccagccaggctcccctaaatcCAAGCATTTAATGGTTTTCAAAGCCTCTGTTGCTACCAGAAATTATCTTAACTGTGGATTTACTTTATTGGCTGTCTCTCATTAGAAAAGCTCCACAAGAGTGGGTCTGGGCTCACACACAGCCCTTTATTCCCAAGGAGAGGCTGGGTCCGCATAGAGACTGAGGGAcaccagataaataaataagtcaaagtTGGAATACCTGGATAAatgaagattctctctgccctttgggCCTTTATACCTGCTCCCTCTATGCGGGatcccttctccttttcttctcctgacTCATTCCTCCTTATCTTGAAGCGGGTGCCTCCATCCCACAATACCCCTGATTGTCCTGACCTGTCCTTTTTTCCCAAAGTGCTGACGCCTCTGGGAGCAGAGGTGGGCCTTGACTGGGGATCACAAGGCCCAGGGTAACTCACAGGTGCAGAGCTGCACTGATCACTCTGTTTGTGCTACCTCATGACCGCCACGACTATTCTGGGCTGTCACTGTCAACTGATAGATCTGTCTTCCCTCCCTGGATTGAGAGCTCAGCCTTGGGGCAAAAGGAAGCACTCACAGAATGACTGTTAGATGAAATAAATACTGTAGGaatgatgggggtggaggggtggacaAAGGGGAGGGTCTACACTCTGTCCAAAGACCCAACTCTGAGGCACGAGGGCTGACTCCTGCTCTCCACACCTTTCCCCAGGCCCTGACCTTCTGGCCATCCAGCAGCACGCGGTCTCCCAGACGCAGGCCCAATGCACTGAGCATGAGATTGCCTGGGACGTTGTCATAGTTGGGTAGTGTGACCTTGGGGAGGGCACAGGAGAGTGGTACAGCCTCCTCCAGCAGTGTTCGCAGCTCCTTGGCCACCAGCGCTGCCTCTGCCTTGTCCAGGGACATGTCCATGGGGTCTGGGACCACCTCTGCTGGCACCTGTCCCTTTCGGTTCTGGGGGGCAATgggaaaaaaggaagtgagaatTCAGTGGCATAGGCTGTACCTCCACCGAGCCCAAGCTCCCAGAGACCCCTAGACCACGTAAAGCAAAGGCAGATCCAGGCCATCCCTTAGGCCATCATGGGAATAAGAAGGGGTGAGGCATTAAGTTGTAGACCACGTCCCCAGGGAAGTCCACCCTCAACCTCAGGCTGGGGATTTCAAGTAATTGAGAGTGGAACTAGGGGTGGAGCCAACAGGAAATGAAGGTCACACTTCAGTCTGTAGGTCATGCTCTCAGGGAGGCCATGTCCCCAAAGATCCCGAGCCTGGAATGAGACCATGTGAAGGATGAACATTGAAAATGGTCTCCTGTGGTACTGGGTCAGGTGTCCAACTGGGCCAATGGGGAATGAGGAGAGGCAGGGCTTCAGGAACACAGGCCATGTTTCCCCAGGATATCTGAGCCTGGAATAATGCAGAGTAACTGGTGTTGGAAATGGATGCTTTGGAGATCAAAGATCATACTGAGGGCTTATGGGGGGACCCAACCTTCTCATTCACAGAGAGTCTCAACTTTTTTCACGATCCTGAAATATTATCTACACACAGCCCCAGGGTCAGCCAAGattgaaagaagatatttgttGCTGGGTAACCCTGGATAAATCACTTACTCTCTCAGCTTCAGTTTCTCTAATAGGGCTCATAATAGAGTTCACCTGACATATCATGAACACTAAGTAAACACCAGCTATCATTTCATTTGTTGAATGTATAGTAGATGATTTTTGTAATGAACTTCTAGAAACGCAAGCAGTTCTGGCCTCCCTCTCCTCCGCTGgctgggaaagggggtggggaaggaaggagaaggaagagaatggggGCTGGGACAGGGATGTAGTACCCGCAGCGCCGGGTTGGCACCATGCTCCAGCAAACATTTGGCTGCGCCCAGGCACAGGTTGGAGGCAGCGATGTGCAGGGCTGAGCCGTGGTTGAAGTCACTGCACGTGGAGTTCACCACTGGGGTGTGGGAGAGAGGAGGGTTCCGGGTGAGTGGACTTGGCACCCCGCCCCCCGTAGGCCACCTTGCCACCTTAGAGTCCCCCAGCTCAAGTCCATCTCTTAACCCCGCAGACCCGAGTGCCTCCCACAGACTCGTGTTGCAGAGCCCAGCCCCTCCAGAAGGGTCCTGTCCAGCCCCTGAGATGGATGGGTCATGGATATCTGGACCCTGTCTCTCACACCTCCTACCTCCACCCTACCACCATCATCTCGGATCCCggtcccttctcccttcccaggCCAGACCTCAGTTCTGCCCCATCACTCAGCTGCCCTGCCTTCTTTACTTCATGTCTCCCCATCTCCCAGCACATCTTCTCCTGGCCCCCAGCACACAACAGAGGCACCCTCCTCCTGCTTCCAGCCCCCATCTTATCCTGGGTCCCATTCCCTCCAAGCCCCGACCCTCCCGGTCACCTCTCGGCCGGGCGCCCTTCAGCAGCACGCGCACAAGGTCGGGAACGTCGAAGTAGGCAGCGTAGTGAAGCGCATTCATGTTGGTCCAGCGGCTGCGCAGTGTTACGTCCGCACCCAGCGCCAGTAGCTGCTGTGAAAGGCGCACAGCCGCCGCAGGGTCCCCTGCACGACAGCCCAGGTCAGCTTGCGTCCCCTCCTCCAAAGCCTGGGCCCAGGGCGTGGGGAAGACCCTAGGCCTTAGGGACTGTGCTTTGGGATCTTAGGCTGCGGGTTCACGGTGGGGGTCTGAGGGCCAGGATTCTGGGTGATTCTGAGGGTGTCATGTCTGGGCGCCTAGGTTTGGGGGCTGGTGGCTTGGGGGTTTGGACCTTACCGACTCCATGGGCTCCAGCCTTGCATGCATAGTGGAGCAGTGTCATGTCGGTCAGCCCATCACGGTCATTCACATGGCAGCCTCGACGCAGAATCTGGGACGGAATCAGGGAGGTTTACCCAAATACATGAGGGaccccatcctccccctccctggcttcCCAAGCGTCTTACCTCATTGCCGATGACATCAATCTTGTGCTGGACTTGGGGCACCCACTGGCGCACGATGGCGAACAGCTCAGGGATGGTGGTCTGCGGGTCAAAAAGAATCTCCTGGCACGCCGGGTCATTGGGGTCGAAGAACGTGAAGGCTAGGGCAGTGAGAAGTTCAAAGTCATCCCAGGCAAGCTGATCCCCTCTTTCCATCCTGAGGCAGGGGAGCTCTAGGCCTTTGCCTTTAATGCCCTCTAATGCATGGTCTCAAACCACATGGTGCATGGGCTACAGGCATTTTCTGTTGGCCAGCATAAGGTTTCAAAATCAGGAGGTTTCACAGAAAACTCTGCATGCCCCATGTGTCTGGAAAAGTTGGAAGATCTGGCAATCCCACAGAGCAGCAAACTGCACCCCTGGAAATGAGTGTGGAGGGAGTGCAGTACCTCGAGTCTGCATgcccctgggaggagggaggctgccaCTGCTCTAGCCCACCATTGCCCTGGCCGAGTATGGGCACAGTTTGGCTAAAtctcaagtaaaaacaaaaagccagatggggcgcctgggtggctcagtcagttaagcgtccgacttcagctcaggtcacgatctcacggtccgtgagttcgagccccacgtcgggctctgggctgatggctcagagcctggagcctgcttccgattctgtgtctccctccctctctgcccctcccccgttcatgctctgtctctctctctgtctcaaaaataaacgttaaaaaaaattttttttaaaaaagccagaaAAGCTGGCTTTTCAGAAAAATATCCCCAATTTTTCAAATACTGTGTAGAACACATAAAACGTACCCATGGGCAGGATCCAACCTGTGGCCAGCCAGGGTGGTGCCCAGAGGAACTTCCATCTCCCCCTATCAGGCCGTGATGTGTGTTGCTTTCTGTGGTATTGTCaacacccagcacagggcctggcgcAGGGCAGGAACTCAGTGCATACTGAGTGAGTAAATGAATTCCCAGACGATACATAGCTCTGGATGTGTATCCGGATGATACACACCCACAGAGACAGCATCTCCAGGAATCAGCCTTTGTGTTCCTCTTTAAACCACAGTCCCGGCACACACAGCCCCCCTTGGCTCAGACCCTGCCCTGGCTCCCACCACACTCAAAGCACCGACCACTATTCTCTCCACAGCCCACGGGCCCTGCACAAACCGGAGGCCAGTGTGTTCTCTGCCCTCTCGCCCTCATTCATTCCACCCAGTCACACTGGCTCCTTCTGTCCTTCCAACACGCCAGGCAAATTCCTCTCAGGCACTTTGCGCTCGGCATTTTCCTTGCCCGGGACAGTCTTCCCTCAAGCCTTCTCAAGGTGTTGCAGGTTTTACTCAGATGTCACTTCTTCAGGGAGGCCTCCCCAGACCACTCTGTGTACATCAGcacctctgcccttctccatctcctgAGCTTTTTTATTGCCGTAATCACGGCACCTACCACTGCTTAACATTAACTTGTTtactcctttttccttccctttctccttccctcttttcctgtctCACTTGTCTCCCTCGCTAGGATGTAAGCACTGTGTTTCTGTGCTGCCTTGTTCACTCCCTTCTCCCCAAGGCCTGGCACAGCAGCTGGCATGCAGTAGGTGATCAATCAATCTCTGCAGAATTAATTGTACAACTTTGATACACAAATAGACAAGTTCTTCTCAGAGTCCATCATAGCCCCCTCTCTGTCCTAGACCACATTTCCAGATTCCTTCATGTTCAGTGGTCAAAGCCTCCTCGTTCTAGAAGCAAGATTCTGAGGGAGGTGAGGGTCAGGCAGGGAGCAGCCTACACTCTCTGACTTCCACCAGGGTACAGGCCCCAGCCACATctagacacatttccaaaggaGATTTTCCAGTTCCCTGGGGTGGATTCGTCACCTGGGACACCCAgataatgttcttatttttctatcaGACTGAAGTCAACTTGTAGCCTCTCTGACCCACCTCTAGTGGGTGACATGAGCACAGATGCCATCCCTTCTTACCCTATCCTAGTGATGCCCACTCTTTGAACATGGTGCCTAGTTTTTGAACTTACAGCTGCTGGGCATTCCCAGACAACATCTTCTAAAAGCCTCCTCCACCCTCTCTacccagcagccagagggagcttttaaaaatataaatcagatctGCTGCTCCTCTGCTTTTAAATACCTCCCTACCAACTGCTCTCTCCTCATCACACTTATCCAAAGTCCTCGCAGTGGACGCTAAGGCCCCCCCAGATCTAGTCATTGCCAAACCGTCACCTCGACTCCCATCACTCCCTTACTACAGCTCCAAGATTGCCTTTCGGTCCTGGCCCAGGGCTTTTGCACTTGCAAAAGATAGCCCGGAACTATCTTTCTCCAGCTCTCCTATGGCTGATTCCTTCTCATCCTCTGGGTCTCAGCTAAATGCTACCTTGTCAGAAAGACCCACTCTGACCACTCCGTCTCAAGgtgctgccccctgccccccttttATATGtccaacttttatttctttcatagcacTCACTCCATCTGAATGTATCTGATTGATCTATTATTTGTTCCCTTCTGAGAGCAGGGATGATGCCTGGGTCACTCACCATTAATATAGAAGATGATAGAGATCACCCAACATAAATCTTATCACAGACTAGTAGCAATGGATAAATATGCTTGGTGAATGATTAGACACTTTCAGTTTCTCCAAGAAAATACCCTCTCAGCTCCACACCTTCCTACCTTGGAGCCTTTACTCCTGCAGTTATCTCTCTGGGTACTCCCTTCCCTTGCCCCTTTCCCTTGTTAAACCCCAACTCATCCTTGGGTCTCCCTCAAATGTTACCCCTCATAGAAACCATGTCTTAAAAAGCTCTTGCAGCATCCCATTCTTGGCAAACACAATTCTCATCATgtcttataattatatatttatattacattatactTATCTGTGTGGTTGCCATTGAGGCCTGTAAATTCTCTCAGGGCAACAACTGGgtctgtctggctccatgctTTGCCCCAGCTCCTAGCATAGAGCCAGGTCCACCACAggctttcagtaaatgtttgttgaatgactaaatgaTTGAATGATGTGTCATGAATCAAAGATTAGGATTATTCCAATTTCATTCTCCAAcgggtgaatgaataaattaaccaAAGGGGGATGCAATGGCCACCACTCACCCAGACCACTTTCAAATCACCCAGAATctccccaccatcaccaccagcaGAGCTCAGCCCAACCTCTCTGGCCACCCACGGCTCCAAACAAAATtgcagggtggggaggatggTTACCGTAGtccttggggaggggggcaggtgcCGAGGGGTGCACAACAGGCTTCTGCCGGCGctcctgggtggggctgggggcctcaGGGACCAgctcatcctcttcctcctcttcttcttcctccccgcGTAGTGGGGGGGCCATGGGAGCGGGATCTGTCTTAGTCATGGTCTTCAGTGGCCCTCCGGGGGGCGGGTGCAGATTTGGGGGCGGCTTTCAGGCCAATCCTGGAGACAGAGGCCAGTTACAGAGAGCCCCCAACAGGGTCTAGGGTCTGAGCCCCCAGAAGCTCCAAGGCCCCCAGTGACTCCCACACCCCCAGCTCTGGATTTTGGGCAATCATAGCGACGACCATCAGCCGTCAGAGGACCCTGGTATGCGGGCCCAGCGCCTACCacttcccccctcttccccaggTTCAGCCCCCCATTCTTCTCCTCCCGCGTCAAGCCCCTCAGTCtaggccgccccctccccgggtTTGTTTATCTCGGGATGCAGGATGCTTCGCCCCTCCCCTTCTCCGCGGGCCTCCCCTCTACCCATCTTACCTCGGACTGATG from the Prionailurus viverrinus isolate Anna chromosome E2, UM_Priviv_1.0, whole genome shotgun sequence genome contains:
- the CLIP3 gene encoding CAP-Gly domain-containing linker protein 3, which encodes MTKTDPAPMAPPLRGEEEEEEEEDELVPEAPSPTQERRQKPVVHPSAPAPLPKDYAFTFFDPNDPACQEILFDPQTTIPELFAIVRQWVPQVQHKIDVIGNEILRRGCHVNDRDGLTDMTLLHYACKAGAHGVGDPAAAVRLSQQLLALGADVTLRSRWTNMNALHYAAYFDVPDLVRVLLKGARPRVVNSTCSDFNHGSALHIAASNLCLGAAKCLLEHGANPALRNRKGQVPAEVVPDPMDMSLDKAEAALVAKELRTLLEEAVPLSCALPKVTLPNYDNVPGNLMLSALGLRLGDRVLLDGQKTGTLRFCGTTEFASGQWVGVELDEPEGKNDGSVGGVRYFICPPKQGLFASVSKISKVVDAPPSSVTSTPRTPRMDFSRVTGKGRREHKGKKKPPSSPSLGSLQQREGAKAEVGDQVLVAGQKQGIVRFYGKTDFAPGYWYGIELDQPTGKHDGSVFGVRYFTCPPRHGVFAPASRIQRIGGSTDPPGDNVGAKKVHQVTMTQPKRTFTTVRTPKDIASENSISRLLFCCWFPWMLRAEMQS